One genomic region from Arthrobacter sp. YN encodes:
- a CDS encoding GtrA family protein, with translation MITTLADRIRGLASLFWREVAKFGAVGGVAFVIDSAVFIWLFSGPMHGSEVWAKAIATIVASVFSWVANRFWTFRHRKQANVVREAVLFAIMNLVGLLIASGCVWFAKYILDLNDKPSLFIAGSVVGLVLGTIFRFFAYRFWVFNEELDAEPEFSHDHEIIELHHKAKSDAGAANPGTGELPSVKNG, from the coding sequence ATGATCACCACACTTGCAGATCGCATCCGCGGACTCGCCTCGCTTTTTTGGCGCGAAGTAGCGAAGTTCGGCGCCGTCGGCGGTGTTGCTTTTGTCATTGACTCGGCCGTTTTTATCTGGCTTTTCTCGGGACCGATGCACGGCAGCGAAGTGTGGGCCAAGGCCATAGCAACCATCGTTGCAAGTGTTTTCTCGTGGGTCGCAAACCGTTTTTGGACATTCCGCCACCGCAAACAGGCGAATGTGGTCCGTGAGGCCGTGTTGTTCGCCATCATGAACCTGGTGGGGCTCCTGATTGCGTCCGGTTGTGTGTGGTTCGCCAAGTACATCCTGGACCTGAACGACAAGCCCTCGCTGTTCATCGCCGGCAGCGTAGTAGGCCTCGTCCTGGGCACCATCTTCCGCTTCTTTGCCTACCGCTTTTGGGTGTTCAACGAAGAACTGGATGCCGAGCCGGAGTTCTCGCATGACCACGAGATCATCGAACTCCACCACAAAGCCAAGAGCGACGCCGGAGCTGCCAACCCCGGCACCGGCGAGTTGCCGTCTGTTAAGAACGGCTGA
- the glpX gene encoding class II fructose-bisphosphatase has translation MTQQYSTISPSLAVGLDEPDRNLALELVRVTEAAAIAGGHWVGFGDKNKADGAAVDAMRSFLQTVHFNGVVVIGEGEKDEAPMLFNGEQVGDGTGPECDVAVDPIDGTRLTALGINNALAVLAVAERGSMFDPSAVFYMEKLVTGPEAADMVDLRLPVKQNLHLIAKAKGVKVNQLNVMILDRDRHRGLVEEIREAGARTKFIMDGDVAGAIAAARSGTGVDALMGIGGTPEGIVTACAIKSLGGVIQGRLWPTSDDEKQKAIDAGHDLDRVLSTNDLVTSDNCYFAATGITDGDLLHGVRYQKDRVLTQSIVMRSKSGTVRFVEAEHHASKWETYARKP, from the coding sequence ATGACCCAGCAGTATTCCACGATTTCGCCGTCGCTCGCCGTCGGCCTCGACGAACCCGACCGCAACCTTGCGCTTGAACTCGTCCGTGTCACCGAAGCCGCGGCAATTGCCGGCGGCCACTGGGTAGGTTTCGGTGACAAAAACAAGGCAGACGGCGCCGCCGTCGATGCCATGCGTTCATTCCTTCAAACCGTCCACTTCAACGGCGTCGTGGTCATCGGTGAAGGCGAAAAAGATGAAGCCCCCATGCTGTTCAACGGCGAGCAGGTTGGTGACGGCACCGGTCCCGAGTGTGACGTCGCCGTCGACCCCATCGACGGAACCCGCCTGACCGCCCTCGGCATCAACAACGCCCTCGCGGTGCTGGCAGTTGCTGAGCGTGGATCCATGTTCGACCCCTCCGCCGTGTTCTACATGGAGAAGCTCGTTACCGGCCCCGAAGCCGCCGACATGGTGGATCTGCGCCTGCCCGTCAAGCAGAACCTGCACCTCATCGCCAAAGCCAAGGGCGTTAAGGTCAACCAGCTCAATGTCATGATCCTGGACCGTGACCGCCACCGCGGGCTCGTGGAAGAAATCCGCGAAGCCGGTGCGCGCACCAAGTTCATCATGGACGGCGATGTCGCAGGAGCAATCGCAGCAGCCCGCTCCGGAACCGGCGTGGACGCCCTCATGGGCATCGGCGGCACCCCGGAAGGCATTGTCACCGCCTGCGCCATCAAGTCCCTCGGTGGTGTCATCCAGGGTCGGCTGTGGCCCACCTCGGACGACGAGAAGCAGAAGGCCATCGACGCCGGACACGACCTCGACCGCGTCCTGTCCACCAACGACCTCGTCACCTCCGACAACTGCTACTTTGCAGCGACCGGCATTACCGATGGCGACCTCCTCCACGGTGTCCGCTACCAGAAGGACCGCGTGCTGACCCAGTCCATCGTGATGCGCTCCAAGTCCGGGACGGTCCGCTTTGTTGAGGCCGAGCACCACGCATCAAAGTGGGAGACGTACGCGCGCAAGCCGTAA
- the manA gene encoding mannose-6-phosphate isomerase, class I — protein sequence MYQIENVLRPYAWGSTTAIADLLGRPASGGPEAELWIGAHPDSPSTALHPNGVTQPLNALIESDPQRYLGAESLAEFGPRLPFLTKLLAAEQPLSLQVHPSLEQAREGFARENAAGIPADAADRNYRDNNHKPEMVFPLTPFRALCGFRSPADSRSIFEHLAQVLDSAAVDIPSVIQDVIADLAHADEATALKAAFSRLIKGGSDISDAINEVVAVLSAGAPLEPHREALTAMLDINEAFPGDPGVLISLLLNHLTLEPGEVVYLPAGNIHAYLHGLGVEVMASSDNVLRGGLTPKHVDVPELLKTVRFEALGVPRVQASGTEFGQELYRPPFKEFQLQRIELGPGAEPVPLAQTGPAVVVVVSGSVLLDSPKSDLRLQRGAAAFIPDLEAPVNVHPVQGATETSIAFAVTTGLGN from the coding sequence GTGTACCAGATTGAGAATGTTTTGCGACCCTACGCGTGGGGTTCGACGACGGCGATCGCAGACTTGCTGGGGCGGCCGGCCTCAGGTGGCCCCGAAGCCGAACTGTGGATCGGCGCCCACCCGGACTCCCCCTCCACAGCCCTTCACCCCAACGGCGTGACCCAGCCCCTGAACGCCTTGATCGAGTCCGATCCCCAGCGGTACCTGGGTGCGGAGAGCCTGGCTGAATTCGGACCGCGGTTGCCGTTCCTCACCAAGCTGCTGGCAGCGGAACAGCCCTTGTCCTTGCAGGTGCACCCCAGCCTGGAGCAGGCCCGGGAAGGCTTCGCCCGGGAGAACGCAGCCGGGATCCCCGCGGACGCGGCGGATCGCAACTACCGCGACAACAACCACAAACCGGAGATGGTCTTTCCCCTCACTCCGTTCAGGGCCTTGTGTGGTTTCCGCTCCCCTGCTGATTCGCGGAGCATCTTTGAGCACCTGGCACAGGTCCTCGATTCAGCGGCTGTGGATATCCCGTCCGTCATCCAGGACGTCATCGCCGATCTCGCCCACGCCGACGAAGCCACCGCCCTCAAGGCAGCTTTCAGCCGCCTTATCAAAGGTGGCAGCGACATCTCCGACGCCATCAACGAGGTAGTGGCCGTCCTGTCCGCCGGAGCTCCGTTGGAGCCGCACCGGGAAGCCCTGACGGCAATGCTGGATATCAACGAGGCCTTCCCCGGCGATCCCGGCGTCCTCATCTCACTTCTCCTCAACCACCTCACGCTGGAGCCCGGCGAGGTGGTTTACCTGCCCGCGGGAAACATTCACGCCTACCTTCATGGACTTGGGGTGGAGGTCATGGCTTCTTCCGACAACGTGCTTCGTGGCGGCCTCACCCCCAAGCATGTGGACGTTCCGGAACTGCTGAAAACCGTCCGGTTCGAAGCCCTCGGAGTGCCGCGCGTCCAGGCCAGTGGCACCGAGTTCGGGCAGGAACTGTACCGGCCGCCCTTCAAGGAATTCCAGTTGCAGCGCATTGAACTTGGCCCGGGTGCCGAGCCGGTTCCCTTGGCGCAAACCGGACCGGCCGTCGTCGTGGTGGTTTCCGGTTCGGTGCTGCTTGACTCGCCCAAGAGCGACCTCCGCCTCCAGCGCGGCGCGGCCGCCTTCATTCCGGATCTCGAGGCACCCGTGAACGTCCATCCTGTCCAGGGAGCCACGGAAACCAGCATCGCCTTTGCCGTCACCACAGGGCTGGGGAACTGA
- a CDS encoding lipid II:glycine glycyltransferase FemX, which translates to MEFFLQTPAWAAVQRSLGRRVHEQSGPGWSFLAIEEKNPAGKVIYAPYGPVAESVEAFDAATAALVTLAKKEHAVFVRMEPAAAGFTASDAGPLLRARGLRPAPVNQQPELSWIVDLDGDFKDVLAGMKPTNRNLYRNIHKKGVTFRASQDPADIKILLHFLHLTAARNGFKPQSDEYLTQVAASLLPNGAGTLFIAELEGEPIAAAFAYDSADTRVYAHAALDDTHRKLSAGIPLLVTLMADAKEKGLKHVDLWGVAPEDQPDHKWAGFTAFKKSFGGREVSYAGTWDLPVNKLRYGAYQLARKLRDKLR; encoded by the coding sequence ATGGAGTTTTTCCTGCAAACCCCCGCGTGGGCTGCTGTCCAGCGTTCCCTGGGCCGCCGTGTCCACGAACAGTCCGGCCCGGGCTGGAGCTTCCTCGCCATTGAGGAGAAGAACCCCGCCGGCAAGGTCATCTACGCCCCCTACGGTCCCGTGGCAGAGTCCGTTGAAGCGTTCGACGCCGCTACGGCGGCATTGGTAACCCTGGCCAAGAAGGAGCATGCGGTCTTCGTCCGGATGGAACCTGCCGCAGCCGGTTTTACAGCCTCCGACGCCGGCCCCCTCCTTCGCGCGCGTGGCTTGCGTCCCGCCCCGGTCAACCAGCAGCCTGAGCTCAGCTGGATCGTGGACCTCGACGGCGACTTCAAAGACGTCCTGGCCGGCATGAAGCCGACCAACCGGAACCTGTACCGGAACATCCACAAGAAGGGCGTGACCTTCCGCGCTTCCCAGGATCCGGCAGACATCAAGATTCTCCTGCACTTCCTCCATCTGACAGCTGCCCGGAACGGCTTCAAGCCCCAAAGCGACGAGTACCTGACCCAAGTAGCCGCTTCCCTGCTGCCCAACGGCGCCGGAACTCTGTTCATAGCGGAGCTGGAGGGCGAACCCATCGCTGCTGCCTTCGCTTACGACTCCGCTGACACCCGCGTCTACGCCCACGCGGCGCTGGACGACACCCACCGCAAGCTCAGCGCGGGCATCCCCCTCCTGGTGACACTCATGGCTGACGCCAAGGAGAAGGGCTTGAAGCACGTGGATCTCTGGGGCGTGGCGCCCGAGGACCAGCCGGACCACAAATGGGCCGGGTTCACGGCGTTCAAGAAGTCCTTCGGCGGCCGCGAAGTCTCCTACGCCGGCACCTGGGACCTCCCGGTCAACAAACTCCGCTACGGCGCCTACCAACTGGCCAGAAAGCTCCGCGACAAACTCCGCTAG
- the purE gene encoding 5-(carboxyamino)imidazole ribonucleotide mutase, giving the protein MTSEATAPLVGLVMGSDSDWPVMEAAADALAEFGIPFEADVVSAHRMPTEMIRYGQTAHERGLRVIIAGAGGAAHLPGMLASVTPLPVIGVPVPLKTLDGMDSLLSIVQMPAGVPVATVSIAGARNAGLLAVRMLASGTDELAAKLRADLLDFAQELNDVASKKGENLRRKVEEVFSPANASDRGSR; this is encoded by the coding sequence ATGACGTCAGAAGCAACAGCCCCGCTGGTAGGGCTCGTGATGGGTTCGGATTCAGACTGGCCCGTCATGGAAGCTGCAGCGGACGCCTTGGCGGAATTCGGTATCCCCTTTGAGGCGGACGTCGTTTCTGCGCACCGCATGCCCACCGAAATGATCCGCTACGGCCAGACTGCCCACGAGCGTGGACTGCGGGTCATCATCGCCGGTGCCGGCGGTGCCGCCCACCTTCCCGGCATGCTGGCCTCAGTGACACCGCTCCCTGTGATCGGCGTCCCCGTGCCCCTCAAGACCCTGGATGGCATGGACTCCCTGCTGTCCATCGTGCAGATGCCTGCAGGTGTTCCCGTGGCCACGGTCTCCATTGCCGGGGCCCGCAACGCCGGACTCCTTGCTGTCCGGATGCTGGCCTCGGGAACGGACGAACTCGCCGCGAAGCTCCGCGCAGATCTCCTCGATTTTGCCCAGGAGCTCAATGACGTCGCCAGCAAGAAGGGCGAAAACCTGCGCCGCAAAGTAGAGGAAGTCTTCTCCCCTGCCAACGCTTCAGACCGGGGCTCCCGCTAG
- a CDS encoding 5-(carboxyamino)imidazole ribonucleotide synthase produces the protein MTFPVIGVVGGGQLARMMAPPATALGFELRVLAEGEDVSAVAAVATAPIGDYKDLNALLEFSKGLDVLTFDHEHVPSEHLQALLDAGVNVQPGPDALVNAQDKLVMRAAIDRLGLPNPEWSAVNSVEELVAFGERIGWPVVLKTPRGGYDGKGVRIVHSAEDAVDTADWFQAMSPLLAEAKVDFSRELSALVARTPSGESRAWPVVHTIQVDGVCDEVIAPAQNIPVEVAAAAEEAALRIANELGVTGVMAAELFETPGVGAGFLINELAMRPHNTGHWTQDGSITSQFEQHLRAVLDLPLGATDALAPVVVMKNFLGGENQDLFKAFPMALAYEPAAKVHSYGKSVRPGRKIGHVNLVGSSVSDVDSVRQRATVVANIIRDGRKPEQTTLEETA, from the coding sequence GTGACTTTTCCAGTAATTGGCGTTGTTGGCGGCGGCCAGCTCGCACGAATGATGGCTCCGCCCGCTACCGCCCTGGGCTTCGAACTCCGTGTTTTGGCTGAGGGTGAGGACGTTTCGGCTGTTGCCGCGGTGGCCACAGCCCCGATCGGCGACTACAAGGACCTGAACGCTCTGCTTGAGTTCTCCAAGGGCCTGGACGTGCTGACGTTCGACCACGAGCATGTCCCCTCTGAACACTTGCAGGCCCTTCTGGATGCCGGCGTCAACGTTCAGCCGGGTCCCGATGCGCTGGTCAACGCCCAGGACAAGCTGGTGATGCGGGCTGCAATCGACCGCCTCGGCCTCCCCAATCCAGAGTGGTCCGCAGTCAACAGCGTTGAAGAGCTGGTGGCGTTCGGCGAACGCATCGGCTGGCCCGTTGTCCTGAAGACACCCCGCGGCGGTTACGACGGCAAGGGTGTCAGGATTGTCCACTCAGCAGAGGATGCCGTGGACACCGCCGATTGGTTCCAGGCCATGAGCCCCTTGCTTGCGGAGGCAAAGGTGGACTTCAGCCGCGAACTCTCGGCACTGGTCGCCCGCACGCCCAGCGGCGAATCGCGGGCCTGGCCCGTGGTCCACACCATTCAGGTGGACGGTGTCTGTGACGAAGTCATCGCACCGGCCCAGAACATCCCCGTTGAGGTGGCCGCTGCCGCCGAGGAAGCTGCGTTGCGCATCGCCAACGAGCTTGGCGTCACCGGCGTGATGGCTGCAGAGCTGTTTGAAACGCCGGGTGTCGGAGCAGGCTTCCTCATCAACGAACTTGCCATGCGCCCGCACAATACGGGGCACTGGACGCAGGACGGATCCATTACCAGCCAGTTCGAACAGCACCTTCGGGCTGTGCTGGACCTGCCGCTCGGCGCTACAGACGCGCTGGCGCCCGTAGTGGTCATGAAGAATTTCCTCGGCGGCGAGAACCAGGACCTGTTCAAGGCCTTCCCCATGGCCTTGGCCTACGAACCCGCTGCCAAGGTCCACTCCTATGGCAAGTCCGTTCGTCCCGGCCGCAAGATCGGCCACGTGAACCTCGTAGGCAGTTCGGTTTCCGACGTCGACTCTGTCCGCCAGCGCGCCACGGTCGTGGCCAACATCATCCGCGACGGCCGCAAGCCCGAGCAGACCACTCTTGAGGAGACCGCATGA
- a CDS encoding LCP family protein translates to MHKTSNQPGSALTDPVRYPSGASAPVRTKRAFVLVLLTLFIPGSAQIVAGDRKLGRVALRVTLTVWALALVTLFIALVNRTVLLSIFTHPVGSLFIIVVLVALALGWAYLFLNTLRIIRPALLAPGMRPIIAVVLAASTVLASGSLGYIAYVLNVSRNAIGSIFNAGPAIDPVDGRYNFLMMGGDAGDDRTGRRPDSLSVISVDAKTGESAIISVPRNLQNAQFSEGSPMREIYPEGYNCGDECLINAVNTEVTNNYQNLYPGVADPGAQATLEAVSGTLGITVQAYVLVDMDGFAKLIDAMGGIRIKAGGWVPISGPVTDEANGIHGMPDGWIPAGDQHLDGFHALWYGRSREFVDDYARIARQQCVQQAMLKQLDPATLLTKFEDIANAGTKVVDSNISSNQLGSFVDLALKSKNQPVKRLTIGPPDFDASFSTVPDFDLIHSKVQEVLASSNAAKADDAVVSPNGAAAGTIVAAGPVAGRLPASQLPSPSADFTPVTTTPDGTPITIELLNGLKAQGDEQGIRDLVATNGQCAPL, encoded by the coding sequence ATGCACAAGACTTCGAATCAGCCCGGTTCCGCCCTGACTGATCCCGTCCGCTATCCGTCCGGGGCCAGCGCCCCGGTGCGGACCAAACGCGCCTTCGTGCTGGTGCTCCTCACGCTCTTTATCCCCGGCAGCGCCCAGATTGTTGCCGGGGACCGAAAACTTGGCCGGGTGGCGCTGCGCGTCACGCTCACCGTGTGGGCACTGGCGCTGGTTACCCTGTTCATCGCGTTGGTGAACCGCACCGTGTTGCTCAGTATTTTTACCCACCCGGTCGGTTCGCTCTTTATCATCGTGGTCCTCGTGGCTTTGGCTCTGGGATGGGCCTATCTGTTCCTCAACACCTTGCGGATCATCAGGCCTGCCCTGCTGGCTCCGGGGATGCGGCCCATCATTGCCGTGGTCCTGGCAGCCTCTACCGTGCTTGCCAGCGGCTCGCTGGGCTACATCGCCTACGTCCTGAACGTCAGCCGGAACGCCATCGGCAGTATCTTCAATGCCGGCCCGGCGATCGATCCCGTGGACGGGCGCTACAACTTCCTCATGATGGGTGGCGACGCCGGGGATGACAGGACGGGCCGCCGCCCGGACAGCCTCTCCGTCATCAGTGTCGACGCCAAGACCGGCGAGAGCGCCATCATCTCCGTCCCCCGCAACCTTCAGAACGCCCAGTTCAGCGAGGGCTCGCCCATGCGGGAGATCTACCCTGAGGGCTACAACTGCGGCGACGAATGCCTCATCAATGCCGTCAATACCGAGGTCACCAACAACTACCAGAACCTCTACCCCGGCGTTGCCGATCCTGGCGCCCAGGCCACGTTGGAGGCGGTTTCCGGCACGCTCGGAATCACGGTCCAGGCCTACGTCCTGGTGGACATGGATGGCTTCGCCAAACTCATCGACGCCATGGGCGGCATCCGCATCAAGGCCGGCGGCTGGGTTCCCATCAGTGGTCCCGTCACCGATGAAGCCAACGGGATCCACGGCATGCCGGACGGCTGGATCCCGGCCGGTGACCAGCACCTGGATGGCTTCCACGCCCTCTGGTACGGCCGCTCCCGGGAATTCGTGGACGACTACGCCCGCATTGCCCGCCAGCAATGCGTACAGCAGGCCATGCTCAAGCAGTTGGATCCGGCCACCCTCCTGACCAAGTTCGAGGACATCGCCAACGCCGGCACCAAGGTTGTTGATTCCAATATTTCTTCCAACCAGCTGGGCAGCTTCGTGGACCTCGCCCTGAAGTCCAAGAACCAGCCCGTCAAGCGGCTCACCATCGGCCCTCCGGACTTCGACGCGTCGTTCTCCACCGTGCCCGACTTCGACCTCATCCACTCCAAGGTCCAGGAAGTCCTGGCGTCATCCAACGCCGCCAAGGCCGATGACGCCGTCGTATCGCCCAACGGCGCAGCTGCCGGCACCATCGTGGCGGCCGGGCCCGTTGCAGGGCGCCTCCCCGCAAGCCAGCTTCCCTCGCCGTCGGCCGATTTCACTCCGGTGACCACCACACCGGACGGCACCCCGATCACCATCGAACTGCTGAACGGCCTCAAAGCCCAGGGCGATGAGCAAGGCATCCGGGATCTCGTAGCCACCAACGGACAGTGCGCACCGCTGTAA